In Polaromonas sp. JS666, one genomic interval encodes:
- a CDS encoding 3-hydroxyacyl-CoA dehydrogenase/enoyl-CoA hydratase family protein, whose translation MQKFTVKRVAVLGAGVMGAQIAAHLVNVKVPVVLFDLPAKDNDGGGAPSSSKSSKNGIVTKAIEGLKKLKPAPLGVPEDAALIQPANYEEHMEQLLECDLIIEAIAERMDWKTDLYHKIAPFIAEGAIVASNTSGLSITKLSEALPESIKPRFCGIHFFNPPRYMTLVELINTPTTGPKVLDDLEAFAVSALGKGVIRAHDTPNFIANRVGIAGMLATIKEAETFGLTYDVVDDLTGKKLGRASSGTFRTADVVGLDTMAHVIRTLQDNLGPGKVEDPFSDIYGTPPVLAKLLESKSLGQKTGAGFYKKVGRDILRLDPESMEYVAAGAKANEVVGRMLKKPAGERLKLLREAEGAEARFLWAILRDQFHYAAVHLESIAETARDIDFAMRWGFGAKQGPFELWQQAGWQQVASWIQEDIEAGKALSKAPLPDWVFKGPVADAGGVHTAEGSWSASAQKFIPRRKLPVYERQYFPEDVLGANAPAFETAGTTLHEDDAIRLWTLDGANGEKGDVLIASIKTKMHAISPDVAEGLAMGVDLAEKGYKGMVIWSNDEMFSAGADLQAMLPAFMMGGARSIEGAEAELQNVMLKLRYAAVPVVSAIRGLALGGGCEMAVYSAKRVAAMESYIGLVEVGVGLVPGAGGLAYIARRAAENAATSTNKDILPFLTEDFTAAAMAKVGTSAIESRKIGYLLDSDVIVPNKDELLFVALNEARALFNSGYRAPHRRPFPVVGRNGLATIKGQLVNMRDGGFISAHDFHIAGLIANVVCGGDVDAGTLVTEEYLMTLERKAFCSLLENPKTQERIMGMMSTGKPVRN comes from the coding sequence ATGCAAAAATTCACAGTCAAAAGAGTAGCCGTGCTCGGCGCCGGTGTGATGGGCGCGCAGATCGCCGCTCATCTGGTCAATGTCAAGGTGCCCGTGGTGCTGTTTGACCTGCCCGCAAAAGACAACGATGGGGGCGGGGCCCCGTCGTCTTCCAAGTCTTCGAAAAATGGCATCGTCACCAAGGCGATCGAAGGCCTGAAAAAGCTCAAGCCCGCGCCGCTGGGCGTACCCGAGGATGCGGCGCTGATCCAGCCGGCCAACTACGAAGAGCACATGGAGCAGCTGTTGGAGTGCGACCTCATCATCGAGGCGATTGCCGAGCGCATGGACTGGAAGACCGACCTGTACCACAAGATCGCCCCCTTCATTGCCGAAGGCGCGATTGTGGCCAGCAACACCTCGGGCCTGTCGATCACCAAACTCAGCGAAGCCCTGCCCGAATCGATCAAGCCGCGTTTTTGCGGCATCCACTTTTTCAATCCGCCGCGCTACATGACACTGGTGGAGCTGATCAACACGCCCACCACCGGGCCGAAAGTGCTCGACGACCTGGAAGCCTTTGCGGTCAGCGCACTGGGCAAGGGCGTGATCCGCGCGCACGACACGCCCAACTTCATTGCCAACCGCGTCGGCATTGCCGGCATGCTGGCAACCATCAAGGAGGCCGAGACCTTTGGCCTGACGTATGACGTGGTTGACGACCTGACCGGCAAGAAACTGGGCCGCGCCAGCTCCGGCACCTTCCGCACTGCTGACGTGGTGGGCCTGGACACCATGGCGCATGTGATCAGGACGCTGCAGGACAATCTCGGTCCCGGCAAGGTCGAAGATCCGTTCTCGGACATCTACGGCACGCCGCCGGTCCTGGCGAAACTGCTGGAATCCAAAAGCCTGGGCCAGAAAACCGGCGCCGGCTTTTACAAGAAGGTCGGCCGGGACATCCTGCGCCTCGACCCCGAAAGCATGGAGTACGTGGCCGCAGGCGCCAAGGCCAACGAGGTCGTCGGTCGCATGCTGAAAAAACCGGCCGGCGAGCGGCTGAAGCTGCTGCGCGAGGCCGAGGGCGCCGAAGCGCGATTCCTCTGGGCCATCCTGCGCGACCAGTTCCACTATGCCGCGGTGCACCTCGAAAGCATTGCCGAAACCGCGCGCGACATCGACTTTGCGATGCGCTGGGGCTTTGGCGCCAAGCAAGGCCCGTTCGAGTTGTGGCAGCAGGCCGGCTGGCAGCAGGTGGCCAGCTGGATCCAGGAAGACATTGAGGCGGGCAAGGCCTTGAGCAAAGCGCCGCTGCCCGACTGGGTGTTCAAGGGCCCGGTGGCCGACGCGGGCGGTGTGCACACCGCGGAAGGTTCGTGGAGCGCCTCGGCGCAAAAATTCATTCCGCGCCGCAAGCTGCCCGTTTATGAGCGCCAGTATTTCCCCGAGGACGTGCTGGGTGCCAACGCCCCGGCTTTCGAAACCGCCGGTACCACGCTGCATGAAGACGATGCCATCCGCCTCTGGACGCTGGACGGTGCGAACGGAGAAAAAGGCGACGTGCTGATTGCCAGCATCAAGACCAAGATGCACGCCATCAGCCCCGATGTGGCGGAAGGCCTGGCGATGGGCGTGGACCTCGCCGAGAAGGGTTACAAGGGCATGGTCATCTGGTCCAACGACGAGATGTTCTCGGCCGGCGCCGACCTGCAGGCCATGCTGCCCGCCTTCATGATGGGCGGCGCCAGGTCGATTGAAGGCGCGGAAGCCGAACTGCAAAACGTCATGCTCAAGCTGCGCTACGCGGCTGTGCCTGTCGTGTCGGCAATTCGCGGCCTGGCGCTGGGCGGTGGCTGCGAGATGGCCGTGTACTCGGCCAAACGCGTCGCCGCGATGGAAAGCTACATCGGCTTGGTGGAAGTCGGTGTCGGCCTCGTGCCCGGTGCCGGCGGCCTGGCGTACATTGCGCGCCGCGCGGCAGAAAACGCCGCCACGTCCACCAACAAGGACATATTGCCTTTCCTGACCGAAGACTTCACCGCCGCCGCCATGGCCAAGGTGGGCACCAGCGCGATTGAAAGCCGCAAGATCGGCTACCTGCTGGACAGCGACGTCATCGTGCCGAACAAGGACGAACTGCTGTTCGTGGCGCTGAACGAGGCCCGCGCCCTGTTCAACTCGGGCTACCGCGCGCCGCACAGGCGGCCCTTCCCGGTCGTGGGCCGCAACGGCCTGGCCACCATCAAGGGCCAGCTGGTCAACATGCGCGACGGCGGCTTCATCAGCGCGCATGACTTTCACATCGCCGGCCTGATCGCCAACGTGGTGTGTGGTGGCGACGTGGATGCCGGCACGCTGGTCACGGAGGAATATCTGATGACGCTGGAACGCAAGGCCTTCTGTTCGCTGCTCGAAAACCCGAAAACGCAGGAACGCATCATGGGCATGATGAGCACCGGCAAACCGGTGAGGAATTGA
- a CDS encoding acyl-CoA dehydrogenase C-terminal domain-containing protein, translating to MPQYTPPLRDMQFVMHEVLKVTDELKVLPRHADIDADTINAVLEEGGKFAAEVTFPLNISGDQEGCTLDKTTHEVTPPKGFKEAYAKYVEGGWAALSCDPEYGGQGLPFVVNQCFYEMMNSANQAWTMYPGLSHGAYEALHAHGTDEQKKTYLPKLTSGEWTGTMCLTEPHCGTDLGLLRTKAEPQPDGTYKLTGNKIFISAGEHDMTSNIVHLVLARLPDAPQGSKGISLFAVPKFNVNKDGSLGARNGIYCGGIEHKMGIHGNSTCQMVLEDAVGTMVGAPNKGLAAMFVMMNAARLGVGNQSLGLTEVAYQNALAYAKDRIQMRSLSGVKAKDKPADPIIVHPDVRKMLLTAKAYAEGGRALAIYCTLLLDKELHHPDEKVRKESGEIVALLTPIVKAFLTDNGHIATNACMQVFGGHGFIKEWGMEQFVRDNRINMIYEGTNTVQSLDLLGRKILGNNGATLKKFGKLIGALIEEEGVNEKMAEFINPLAYLADQMTKFTTELGFKGFQNPDEVGAAAVDYLRVAGHLVFGYFWARMAQVALREIAAGNPDKFYLAKLQTARFYFAKLFPETATLMRTARSGSKALMDTDEALA from the coding sequence ATGCCTCAGTACACCCCACCCCTGCGCGATATGCAATTCGTCATGCACGAAGTGCTCAAGGTCACCGATGAATTGAAGGTCTTGCCGCGGCATGCCGACATCGACGCCGACACCATCAATGCGGTGCTTGAAGAAGGCGGAAAGTTTGCGGCTGAAGTCACCTTCCCGCTCAATATCAGCGGCGACCAGGAAGGCTGCACGCTCGACAAGACCACCCATGAAGTCACACCGCCCAAGGGCTTCAAGGAAGCTTATGCGAAGTACGTGGAAGGTGGCTGGGCTGCGTTGAGCTGCGACCCCGAGTACGGCGGCCAGGGCCTGCCCTTTGTCGTCAACCAGTGCTTTTACGAAATGATGAATTCGGCCAACCAGGCCTGGACGATGTACCCGGGCCTGTCGCATGGCGCGTATGAAGCCCTGCATGCCCACGGCACTGACGAGCAGAAAAAAACCTACCTGCCCAAGCTGACCAGCGGCGAGTGGACCGGCACCATGTGCCTGACCGAGCCGCATTGCGGCACCGACCTGGGCCTGCTGCGTACCAAAGCCGAACCCCAGCCTGACGGCACCTACAAGCTCACCGGCAACAAGATTTTCATCAGCGCCGGCGAGCACGACATGACCAGCAACATCGTGCACCTGGTGCTGGCCCGCCTGCCCGACGCGCCGCAGGGCAGCAAAGGCATCAGCCTGTTCGCCGTGCCCAAGTTCAACGTCAACAAGGATGGCTCGCTCGGCGCGCGCAACGGCATTTACTGCGGCGGTATCGAGCACAAGATGGGCATCCACGGCAACTCCACCTGCCAGATGGTGCTGGAAGATGCTGTCGGCACCATGGTGGGCGCGCCCAACAAGGGCCTGGCCGCGATGTTCGTGATGATGAACGCCGCACGCCTGGGCGTGGGCAACCAGTCGCTGGGGCTGACCGAAGTGGCTTACCAGAACGCCCTGGCCTATGCCAAGGACCGCATCCAGATGCGCTCGCTCTCCGGCGTGAAAGCCAAGGACAAACCGGCCGACCCCATCATCGTGCACCCCGATGTGCGCAAGATGCTGTTGACCGCCAAGGCCTATGCCGAAGGCGGCCGTGCCCTGGCTATTTACTGCACGCTGCTGCTCGACAAGGAACTCCACCACCCCGACGAAAAGGTGCGGAAGGAGTCCGGCGAAATCGTCGCCCTGCTCACGCCCATCGTCAAGGCCTTCCTGACCGACAACGGCCACATTGCCACCAATGCCTGCATGCAGGTCTTCGGCGGCCACGGCTTCATCAAGGAATGGGGCATGGAGCAGTTTGTGCGCGACAACCGCATCAACATGATTTATGAGGGCACCAACACCGTCCAGTCGCTGGACCTGCTGGGCCGCAAGATCCTGGGCAACAACGGCGCCACGCTGAAGAAATTCGGCAAGCTGATCGGCGCCCTGATCGAGGAAGAAGGCGTCAACGAGAAGATGGCCGAGTTCATCAACCCGCTGGCGTACCTGGCCGACCAGATGACCAAGTTCACGACCGAGCTCGGCTTCAAGGGTTTCCAGAACCCCGACGAAGTGGGCGCTGCCGCGGTCGACTACCTGCGGGTCGCCGGCCACCTGGTGTTCGGCTACTTCTGGGCCCGCATGGCACAGGTCGCGCTGCGCGAGATTGCCGCCGGCAACCCCGACAAGTTCTACCTGGCCAAGCTGCAAACCGCGCGCTTTTACTTCGCCAAGCTCTTCCCCGAGACCGCGACGCTGATGCGCACCGCGCGCTCAGGCAGCAAGGCGCTGATGGATACCGACGAGGCGCTGGCTTGA
- a CDS encoding TetR/AcrR family transcriptional regulator yields the protein MTVNELPVKTVPVPAAPIPAIGAAVPKSQQKGQQTKAAIVDAALGLATQIGLEGLSIGALAEVMHMSKSGVFAHFGSREELQISVVREYHSRFEEEVFFPALREARGLPRLRALFHNWMNRTSVEIDSGCLYISGAVEFDDRPGPVRDALAGSVRTWLAAMYRAVVQAKEAGHLQRDADEQQMVFEIHGLILALHYEARFLKSPGSVARANAGFANILARYGNDAAPSPAEPSPGASPTKAPEKTPAKASPKTSSSSKPA from the coding sequence ATGACCGTCAATGAACTCCCTGTCAAAACCGTTCCCGTCCCGGCTGCGCCTATCCCTGCGATCGGCGCAGCCGTGCCCAAAAGCCAGCAAAAAGGCCAGCAGACCAAGGCGGCCATTGTGGATGCGGCCCTGGGCCTGGCCACACAAATTGGCCTGGAGGGCCTGAGCATCGGGGCGCTCGCCGAAGTCATGCACATGAGCAAGTCCGGTGTCTTTGCCCATTTTGGCTCACGCGAGGAACTGCAGATTTCGGTGGTCCGCGAATACCACAGCCGCTTCGAGGAAGAGGTGTTCTTCCCGGCGTTGCGCGAGGCCAGGGGCCTGCCGCGCCTGCGCGCGCTGTTTCACAACTGGATGAACCGCACTTCGGTCGAAATCGATTCGGGGTGCCTGTACATCAGCGGCGCCGTCGAGTTCGACGACCGGCCGGGACCGGTGCGCGATGCGCTGGCGGGCTCGGTGCGGACCTGGCTGGCCGCGATGTACCGCGCCGTGGTGCAGGCCAAGGAGGCCGGGCACCTGCAGCGCGATGCCGACGAACAGCAGATGGTTTTCGAGATCCACGGACTCATTCTGGCGCTGCATTACGAAGCGCGTTTCCTGAAATCCCCCGGCTCCGTCGCCCGCGCCAACGCCGGCTTTGCCAACATCCTGGCGCGTTACGGCAACGATGCTGCGCCGTCGCCGGCAGAGCCATCCCCTGGTGCCTCGCCGACGAAAGCGCCGGAAAAAACGCCGGCAAAAGCCTCCCCCAAAACATCTTCATCTTCCAAACCGGCTTAA
- a CDS encoding fumarylacetoacetate hydrolase family protein gives MKLVRYGNPGKEKPGLIDAEGKLRDLSGVIKDIGPDQLGDAALAKLRKLKTDKLPLVKGSPRMGCPVSGVGKFIAIGLNYADHAAESGLPIPAEPVVFMKATSCIQGPNDPVMLPKGSVKTDWEVELGVVIGTRARYVSQKDALTYVAGYCTINDVSEREFQIERGGTWDKGKGCDTFGPIGPWLVTRDDVPNPQKLGMWLEVNGKRMQKGSTKTMIFSVAKLVSYVSQFMTLEPGDVITTGTPPGVGLGMKPPVYLKKGDQMTVWIEGLGEQKQTVVPFKLVK, from the coding sequence ATGAAACTCGTTCGTTATGGCAACCCGGGCAAGGAAAAGCCCGGACTGATTGATGCCGAAGGCAAGCTGCGCGACTTGAGCGGCGTGATCAAGGACATCGGTCCCGATCAGCTCGGTGATGCGGCGCTGGCCAAGCTGCGCAAACTGAAAACCGACAAGCTGCCGCTGGTCAAGGGTTCGCCGCGCATGGGCTGCCCCGTCAGCGGCGTCGGCAAGTTCATCGCCATCGGGCTGAACTACGCCGACCACGCGGCCGAGTCCGGCTTGCCGATCCCCGCCGAACCCGTCGTGTTCATGAAGGCCACCAGCTGCATCCAGGGGCCCAACGATCCGGTCATGCTGCCCAAGGGCTCGGTCAAGACCGACTGGGAGGTCGAGCTCGGCGTGGTGATCGGCACCCGCGCACGCTATGTGTCGCAGAAGGATGCACTCACTTATGTGGCCGGCTACTGCACCATCAATGACGTCAGCGAGCGCGAGTTCCAGATCGAGCGCGGCGGTACCTGGGACAAGGGCAAGGGTTGCGACACCTTCGGCCCGATCGGCCCCTGGCTGGTGACGCGCGACGACGTGCCCAACCCGCAAAAACTGGGCATGTGGCTGGAGGTCAACGGCAAGCGCATGCAAAAGGGCTCTACCAAAACCATGATCTTCAGTGTGGCCAAGCTCGTCAGCTACGTCAGCCAGTTCATGACGCTGGAGCCGGGCGACGTGATCACCACAGGTACGCCCCCTGGCGTGGGCCTGGGCATGAAGCCGCCGGTGTACCTGAAAAAGGGCGACCAGATGACGGTGTGGATTGAGGGCCTGGGCGAGCAGAAGCAGACGGTGGTGCCGTTCAAGCTCGTGAAATAA
- a CDS encoding SDR family NAD(P)-dependent oxidoreductase, with translation MNQLDLAGRHAVITGGAAGLGFAIAQRMLASGATVSLWDLNPQALAAARGELGAGVHTVVVDVGSHASVVQAVRQTVAHHPIIDVLVNSAGITGPNVKLWDYPPEQWMQVQQVNLNGLFFCCREVVPHMRTRNYGRIINIASVAGKDGNPNASAYSASKAAVIALTKSLGKELADTGVRVNCVTPAAVKTPIFDQMTPEHIQFMLSKIPMGRFGTPDEVAAMVTWLATEECSFSTGAVFDLSGGRSTY, from the coding sequence ATGAACCAGCTTGACCTGGCCGGCCGCCATGCGGTGATCACCGGCGGCGCGGCGGGCCTGGGCTTTGCCATTGCGCAGCGCATGCTGGCTTCGGGCGCCACGGTCAGCCTGTGGGACCTCAACCCGCAGGCGCTGGCGGCGGCCCGAGGCGAACTCGGCGCGGGCGTGCATACCGTTGTGGTGGATGTGGGCAGCCATGCGAGCGTGGTGCAGGCCGTGCGGCAAACCGTGGCCCACCACCCGATCATTGATGTGCTGGTCAACTCGGCCGGCATCACCGGCCCGAACGTGAAGCTGTGGGACTACCCGCCCGAGCAATGGATGCAAGTGCAGCAGGTCAACCTGAATGGGCTTTTCTTTTGCTGCCGCGAGGTGGTGCCGCACATGCGCACGCGCAACTATGGCCGCATCATCAACATCGCCTCGGTGGCGGGCAAGGACGGTAATCCCAATGCCAGCGCTTACAGTGCCAGCAAGGCGGCGGTGATTGCGCTCACCAAATCGCTGGGCAAGGAACTCGCCGATACTGGCGTGCGCGTCAATTGCGTGACACCGGCTGCGGTAAAGACGCCAATTTTTGACCAGATGACACCGGAACACATCCAGTTCATGCTGTCGAAAATCCCGATGGGCCGCTTCGGCACGCCCGACGAAGTCGCGGCCATGGTGACGTGGCTGGCCACCGAAGAGTGTTCGTTTTCGACCGGCGCCGTGTTCGACCTGTCGGGCGGGCGTTCGACTTACTGA
- a CDS encoding SDR family oxidoreductase, with translation MRLQGKTALVTAAGQGIGKATALAMAAEGAQVWATDVNEKLLADYAGVPNIKTAALNVLDKAAIQKLAAALPPLNVLFNCAGFVHAGSILQATDEDWDFAFNLNVRSQFWMIQAVLPKMLAHGGGSIINMASVCGFKGLPNRFVYGASKAAVTGLTKCVAADFVTQGVRCNAICPGTVDTPSLQDRINVFEDPAEARKNFVARQPMGRLAQAHEIAPLVVFLASDESAFVTGQSYAIDGGMTI, from the coding sequence ATGAGACTCCAGGGAAAAACCGCACTGGTCACGGCCGCCGGACAGGGCATCGGAAAGGCCACCGCGCTGGCCATGGCGGCCGAGGGCGCCCAGGTGTGGGCTACCGACGTCAATGAGAAACTGCTCGCCGATTACGCGGGCGTGCCCAACATCAAAACTGCGGCGCTCAATGTGCTCGACAAGGCCGCCATCCAGAAACTGGCGGCAGCGTTGCCACCGCTCAACGTGCTGTTCAACTGCGCCGGCTTTGTCCACGCCGGCTCCATCCTGCAGGCCACCGACGAAGACTGGGACTTTGCCTTCAACCTCAATGTGCGCTCGCAGTTCTGGATGATCCAGGCGGTGCTGCCCAAGATGCTGGCCCATGGCGGCGGCAGCATCATCAACATGGCCAGCGTCTGCGGCTTCAAGGGCCTGCCGAACCGCTTTGTCTATGGCGCCTCCAAGGCCGCGGTGACCGGCCTCACGAAATGCGTGGCCGCCGACTTCGTGACGCAGGGTGTGCGCTGCAATGCCATTTGCCCCGGTACGGTCGACACCCCTTCGCTGCAGGACCGCATCAATGTGTTTGAAGACCCCGCCGAGGCGCGGAAAAACTTCGTGGCGCGCCAGCCCATGGGGCGACTTGCACAGGCCCATGAAATTGCGCCGCTGGTGGTGTTTCTGGCCAGTGACGAATCGGCCTTTGTGACCGGGCAGTCCTATGCCATCGACGGCGGCATGACCATATGA
- a CDS encoding mandelate racemase/muconate lactonizing enzyme family protein, producing the protein MKPEVTIESIRLRQVNLPPKVVRTDAIQSFVTQETLLLTLRCSDGVEGTGYAYTIGTGGSSVMALLHDHLAPRLLGRNPLLIEAIWKDLFFHTHATAVGAITSLALACVDTALWDWRARSQGLPLWQLLGGAQPRVPVYTTEGGWLHLSADELVDQTLAAKAEGFKGAKIKVGRPHVSEDVARLSKVREAVGAGFDIMTDANQGFNRPEAVRRAAAFAALDLAWLEEPLPAENISGHRHLREHTAIPVAVGESMYHLSQFREYLEQGACSIVQPDVARIGGITPWIKVAHLAEGFDVPVCPHFLMELHVSLCAAVPNAAWVEYIPQLDDITTSRIRVDGGYAFPPDTPGLGIEWDWPVIGKRQLADVTIK; encoded by the coding sequence ATGAAACCGGAAGTAACGATCGAATCCATCCGCCTGCGGCAGGTCAATTTGCCGCCCAAGGTCGTGCGCACCGATGCCATCCAGTCCTTTGTGACGCAGGAGACGCTGCTGCTCACCTTGCGCTGCAGCGATGGCGTGGAGGGCACCGGTTATGCGTACACCATTGGCACCGGCGGCTCATCGGTGATGGCCTTGCTGCACGACCACCTGGCGCCGCGCCTGCTGGGCCGCAACCCGCTGCTGATTGAAGCGATCTGGAAAGACCTGTTTTTCCATACCCATGCCACCGCCGTCGGGGCCATCACCAGCCTGGCGCTGGCCTGCGTGGACACCGCGCTGTGGGACTGGCGCGCCCGCAGCCAGGGCCTGCCCTTGTGGCAATTGCTGGGTGGCGCGCAGCCGCGGGTGCCGGTCTACACCACCGAAGGCGGCTGGCTGCACCTGAGCGCGGACGAACTGGTGGACCAGACGCTGGCCGCCAAGGCCGAGGGTTTCAAGGGCGCCAAGATCAAGGTCGGCCGGCCGCATGTCAGCGAGGACGTGGCGCGCCTGTCCAAGGTGCGCGAGGCGGTCGGTGCGGGGTTCGACATCATGACCGATGCGAACCAGGGCTTCAACCGCCCCGAAGCCGTGCGCCGGGCGGCGGCTTTTGCCGCGCTGGACCTCGCCTGGCTGGAAGAGCCGCTGCCCGCGGAAAACATCTCCGGCCACCGGCATTTGCGTGAACACACGGCCATTCCGGTGGCGGTGGGCGAGTCGATGTACCACCTCAGCCAGTTCCGCGAATACCTGGAGCAGGGCGCCTGCAGCATCGTCCAGCCCGACGTGGCCCGCATTGGCGGCATCACGCCCTGGATCAAGGTGGCGCATCTGGCCGAGGGCTTTGATGTGCCGGTGTGTCCGCACTTCCTGATGGAGCTGCATGTGAGCCTGTGCGCCGCAGTGCCCAACGCGGCCTGGGTCGAGTACATACCGCAGCTCGACGACATCACGACCAGCCGCATCCGCGTCGACGGCGGCTACGCCTTCCCGCCGGACACGCCCGGCCTGGGCATCGAATGGGACTGGCCCGTCATCGGCAAGCGGCAGCTTGCCGACGTGACCATCAAGTAA
- a CDS encoding FadR/GntR family transcriptional regulator, producing MPIQTVEPQRLYRQIAEQLRSLISKGEFAAGKRLPAERDLAKQLGVSRPSVREALIALEVEGWVEVRTGSGVYVLDRSNQVQRKNGPQIASTEWGPLELIRARRVVEGEIASMAAVQAKRKDIDAMRKAIDAMKSDAGRGVLPLEGDRAFHTAIVEACGNVVLIETVQSFWDSRRGPLFTRLGGYFETMKSWQSAIDEHEAIYAAICAHDGAAARAAMHAHMDKSHTRFSASWRRAKTS from the coding sequence ATGCCCATACAAACCGTCGAACCGCAACGCCTGTACCGCCAGATTGCCGAGCAATTGCGCTCGCTGATCAGCAAGGGCGAGTTTGCGGCTGGCAAACGCCTGCCGGCTGAGCGCGACCTGGCCAAGCAACTGGGCGTGAGCCGCCCTTCCGTGCGTGAAGCACTGATCGCACTGGAGGTGGAAGGCTGGGTCGAAGTGCGCACCGGCTCCGGCGTTTACGTGCTGGACCGGTCGAACCAGGTTCAGCGGAAAAACGGGCCGCAGATTGCGTCGACCGAATGGGGACCGCTGGAACTCATCCGGGCGCGCCGCGTGGTGGAAGGCGAAATTGCCTCCATGGCCGCCGTCCAGGCCAAACGCAAAGACATTGACGCGATGCGCAAAGCCATAGACGCCATGAAAAGCGATGCCGGGCGCGGCGTGCTGCCGCTCGAAGGCGACCGGGCATTTCATACCGCGATCGTCGAGGCCTGCGGCAACGTGGTGCTGATCGAAACCGTCCAGAGTTTCTGGGATTCGCGCCGCGGCCCGCTGTTCACGCGCCTGGGTGGCTATTTCGAGACCATGAAGTCATGGCAATCCGCCATCGACGAGCACGAAGCGATTTACGCCGCCATCTGCGCGCATGACGGCGCCGCTGCCCGCGCTGCGATGCATGCCCACATGGACAAATCCCACACCCGATTCAGCGCGAGCTGGCGCCGCGCGAAGACGAGCTGA
- a CDS encoding sialic acid TRAP transporter substrate-binding protein SiaP, producing the protein MTKRLTIKTMALCAILAGTMGSFGIAHAQTKLKWAHVYETSEPYHKWSVWAADEIKKRTNGRYEIQVFPASTLGKESDINQGLQLGTVDIIISGASFAARSFPRIGVGYYPYTFRDPEHLLKYSKSDVFKELADGYKQKTGVQTVAVTYYGARHSTSNKLFKNCDEMKGLKMRVPDVPAYMALPRACGANPTPIAFAEVYLALQNGTVDAQENPLPTIEAKKFYEVQKNIILTGHILDSLVTQVGPHVWTKLSDADKKIFTDVMQEAAASATADIKKREGELVDEFKKKGLNVVTVNKDEFRDRIVKAVDMTSMGYDKKDWNRIQALK; encoded by the coding sequence ATGACAAAACGACTGACGATAAAAACCATGGCCCTATGCGCAATATTGGCGGGAACCATGGGGTCATTTGGCATCGCCCATGCGCAAACCAAGCTGAAGTGGGCCCACGTGTATGAAACGTCGGAGCCCTATCACAAGTGGTCGGTCTGGGCGGCAGACGAGATCAAGAAGCGCACCAACGGCCGCTATGAGATCCAGGTGTTCCCGGCTTCCACGCTGGGCAAGGAAAGCGACATCAACCAGGGCCTGCAGCTGGGCACCGTCGACATCATCATCTCGGGCGCCTCCTTCGCTGCCCGCAGCTTTCCGCGCATCGGTGTGGGCTACTACCCCTACACCTTCCGGGATCCAGAGCACCTGCTCAAGTATTCGAAGAGCGATGTCTTCAAGGAACTGGCCGACGGCTACAAGCAGAAAACCGGCGTGCAGACCGTCGCCGTCACCTACTACGGCGCACGCCACTCCACCAGCAACAAGCTCTTCAAGAACTGCGATGAAATGAAGGGCCTGAAGATGCGGGTGCCCGACGTGCCCGCCTACATGGCCTTGCCGCGCGCCTGCGGCGCCAACCCGACGCCGATCGCTTTTGCCGAGGTCTACCTGGCCCTGCAAAACGGCACGGTCGATGCGCAGGAAAATCCGCTGCCCACCATCGAAGCCAAGAAGTTCTACGAGGTCCAGAAGAACATCATCCTGACCGGCCACATCCTCGATTCGCTGGTGACGCAAGTCGGCCCCCACGTCTGGACCAAGCTCAGCGATGCGGACAAGAAAATCTTCACCGACGTGATGCAGGAAGCAGCGGCCAGCGCCACGGCCGACATCAAGAAGCGTGAAGGCGAGCTGGTTGACGAATTCAAGAAAAAGGGCCTGAACGTCGTCACGGTCAACAAGGACGAGTTCCGCGACCGCATCGTGAAAGCCGTGGACATGACGTCGATGGGCTACGACAAAAAGGATTGGAACCGCATCCAGGCCCTCAAATAA